A stretch of the Clostridiales bacterium genome encodes the following:
- a CDS encoding MFS transporter translates to MKRYTKNELCLLIACFAAYTSAYISRCNLSPSLNAIAETFGISAAQAGLIPTCFAIPYAAGQIISGLLADRYPAPRLMLIGLLGSSLVNVVFSVSAAFPLLVALWFVNGLLQSMIWTPIMRIIVSQFRETVRDHAAFFMSLTLIIGYLLAWALSGLLTSLLSWRAAFLVSGLVTAGIAVPSILVIRNTSADIQAQNREQPQERAPVWKLLLGTNLILLLVCCAAEGYVRDSIAYWAAKLLMDTQGIDLNSAVGIILIIPCVNFLGIQMGRAAYKRTGNLFLSSGILFAVCTVLSLALGPVSGQSFPGCVVVLVLVSAMAYGLNPLLTNLMPLMYSRLNRVALAAGLLDAMVYVGSAFSGSFAGYLSDSFGWDGVFISWAVVSLIGTLLLEIARRMAKRGTENT, encoded by the coding sequence ATGAAACGCTATACGAAAAATGAGCTTTGTTTGCTGATCGCATGCTTTGCAGCGTATACATCGGCATATATCTCACGCTGCAATCTGTCACCGTCCCTGAATGCAATCGCTGAAACATTCGGCATCAGTGCCGCGCAGGCGGGACTGATCCCCACATGCTTTGCCATCCCCTATGCCGCCGGGCAGATCATTTCTGGCCTGCTGGCAGACCGGTATCCCGCGCCGCGCCTGATGCTGATCGGCCTGCTGGGTTCATCGCTGGTCAACGTGGTTTTTTCTGTCTCCGCGGCCTTCCCGCTGCTGGTGGCACTCTGGTTTGTCAACGGACTGCTTCAGTCCATGATCTGGACACCCATCATGCGGATTATTGTTTCCCAGTTTCGGGAGACCGTGCGGGATCACGCGGCATTTTTCATGTCCCTGACCCTGATTATCGGCTATCTCCTGGCCTGGGCGCTTTCCGGGCTGCTCACCAGTCTGCTCAGCTGGCGCGCGGCATTCCTGGTTTCCGGTCTGGTCACGGCAGGGATCGCCGTACCGTCCATTCTGGTCATCCGGAATACTTCCGCCGATATCCAGGCACAGAACAGGGAGCAGCCGCAGGAGCGCGCCCCGGTCTGGAAACTGCTGCTGGGTACCAACCTGATCCTGCTGCTGGTCTGCTGTGCTGCCGAAGGGTATGTGCGCGACAGCATTGCCTACTGGGCTGCCAAACTGCTCATGGATACGCAGGGTATTGACCTGAACAGCGCGGTCGGAATCATCCTGATCATCCCCTGCGTCAATTTCCTGGGTATTCAGATGGGCCGGGCCGCATATAAACGGACAGGTAACCTGTTCCTTTCCTCGGGCATCCTGTTCGCCGTATGCACAGTGCTGAGCCTGGCGCTTGGGCCTGTCTCGGGACAGAGCTTTCCGGGCTGCGTCGTTGTACTGGTGCTGGTTTCCGCCATGGCTTACGGGCTGAATCCGCTGCTGACAAACCTGATGCCCCTGATGTACTCCCGTCTGAACCGCGTGGCACTGGCTGCCGGCCTGCTGGATGCGATGGTCTATGTCGGCAGCGCGTTCTCCGGTTCCTTCGCCGGATATCTGAGCGACAGCTTTGGCTGGGACGGCGTGTTCATTTCCTGGGCCGTGGTCAGCCTGATCGGTACATTGCTGCTGGAAATTGCTCGCCGGATGGCAAAACGCGGCACGGAAAACACGTAA
- a CDS encoding DUF3793 family protein → MSNEMLIRCCAPTMASLKTGNMFNCPFDSREHMTEELRRLNRLLGRKGLRALPLRWENGRALVYLYRPKMLEKDLRNELAAQLLAECGYACGNPNACIARLISRLRGSRDFPHEIGLFLGYPPADVDGFMHRKHACKLSGIWKVYDDVEGAARQFARCRRCTEVYLRCWQQGYSLERLAVPA, encoded by the coding sequence ATGTCGAACGAAATGCTGATCCGCTGCTGCGCGCCCACCATGGCCAGCCTGAAAACCGGAAATATGTTCAACTGCCCGTTTGACAGCCGGGAACATATGACGGAAGAACTGCGCCGGCTGAACCGGCTCCTGGGCCGCAAGGGGCTTCGTGCGCTTCCCCTGCGGTGGGAAAACGGACGCGCGCTGGTATATCTCTATCGTCCGAAAATGCTGGAAAAGGATCTCCGGAATGAACTGGCCGCTCAGCTTCTTGCGGAATGCGGATATGCCTGCGGAAATCCGAACGCCTGCATCGCCCGGCTGATTTCCCGGCTCCGCGGCAGCCGGGACTTCCCCCATGAAATCGGATTGTTCCTGGGGTATCCGCCTGCGGATGTGGACGGATTCATGCACAGGAAGCATGCGTGCAAGCTTTCCGGCATCTGGAAAGTGTATGACGATGTGGAAGGCGCAGCCCGGCAATTCGCGCGCTGCAGGCGCTGCACGGAAGTATACCTGCGCTGCTGGCAGCAGGGATACTCCCTGGAGAGGCTGGCAGTTCCAGCCTGA
- a CDS encoding flavin reductase, which produces MKEKINVTDYANLITRALPKGILLNTNGDKFNAMVIGWGHIGTLWSKPTFHVYVRQGRYTKSQLDKTGEFTVSVPLDKPDPAITKICGWQSGYKIDKVKEAGLKLEKAEVIHTPGIRQYPLTIECRILYSQDQDLEKIPKDILERMYPQDVEGDYPMANRDFHTMYVGEIVDAYIIR; this is translated from the coding sequence ATGAAAGAGAAAATCAATGTTACGGATTACGCGAACCTGATTACCCGGGCACTGCCGAAAGGAATCCTGCTGAACACCAACGGTGACAAGTTCAACGCGATGGTGATCGGATGGGGCCATATCGGGACCCTGTGGAGCAAACCCACCTTCCATGTGTATGTCCGGCAGGGACGCTATACCAAGAGCCAGCTGGACAAAACCGGTGAGTTTACGGTCAGCGTTCCGCTGGACAAGCCGGACCCCGCGATCACCAAAATCTGCGGCTGGCAGTCCGGATACAAAATCGACAAGGTGAAGGAAGCCGGGCTGAAACTGGAAAAGGCGGAGGTGATCCATACCCCGGGAATCCGGCAGTATCCCCTGACGATTGAGTGCCGGATCCTGTATTCCCAGGACCAGGACCTGGAAAAAATCCCGAAGGATATCCTGGAAAGGATGTATCCGCAGGACGTGGAGGGCGATTACCCGATGGCCAACCGGGACTTCCACACCATGTACGTCGGCGAGATCGTGGATGCCTATATCATCCGATGA
- a CDS encoding HEAT repeat domain-containing protein, whose translation MTEKDLYKELGTLTKNRDQWEEKIPYLASLLAHESARIQAKALWLLGEAGLVYPLSVKEHVPSIASFCESPAALLRERAVNALGRIGRGSFPVIEAYWENLFRFAGDEDANVRLSFIWASENIAVNTPDLYADHMPVFEKLLHDPVDRVRMESPEIFRVLGKRRPEFVRPYAERLREMSETDSNRVVRIHSLGALKAAGLDPADS comes from the coding sequence ATGACAGAAAAAGATCTTTATAAGGAACTGGGTACGCTGACCAAAAACCGGGATCAGTGGGAAGAAAAGATTCCGTATCTTGCCTCCCTCCTGGCGCATGAATCGGCCAGGATCCAGGCCAAAGCCCTCTGGCTGCTGGGCGAAGCCGGCCTCGTATATCCCCTGTCGGTAAAGGAGCATGTCCCCTCAATTGCTTCCTTCTGCGAGAGTCCGGCAGCGCTCCTGCGGGAGCGTGCGGTCAATGCCCTCGGCCGCATCGGGCGGGGCAGTTTCCCCGTCATCGAAGCATATTGGGAAAACCTGTTCCGCTTTGCCGGCGACGAGGACGCAAACGTCCGGCTCAGCTTCATCTGGGCGTCTGAAAATATTGCCGTAAACACCCCGGATCTCTATGCGGATCATATGCCGGTATTCGAAAAGCTCCTGCACGATCCGGTGGACAGGGTCCGCATGGAATCACCGGAAATCTTCCGTGTCCTCGGCAAACGCCGGCCGGAATTTGTCCGTCCGTATGCGGAACGGCTGCGGGAAATGTCTGAAACCGACAGCAACCGCGTGGTCCGCATCCATTCCCTGGGCGCACTGAAAGCAGCCGGGCTCGACCCGGCCGATTCGTGA
- a CDS encoding endonuclease/exonuclease/phosphatase family protein, with the protein MKFVTFNLRVDRPQDGENSFVYRQPLIKRTISREKPDVICFQEVEPHMSAWLKKSFPDYYAVGCGRSEKLDGEQMTVMFRKDNYQLLEMHTFWLSETPSVPGSRYPGQSSCPRCCTDAVLMEEASGQVFRVLNTHLDHRGKEAREQGLALILRHAEEPGTFSGVPLILAGDFNAEPDSEEMGILKQDPGLTDVTRSIGITFHNYGRNIPADPPCQIDYIVLKGALCCSSVCKWTDQENGVYLSDHYPVCAEISFCRA; encoded by the coding sequence ATGAAATTCGTCACGTTCAATCTGCGCGTCGACCGCCCGCAGGATGGAGAAAACAGTTTTGTTTACCGCCAGCCCCTGATCAAGCGGACCATCAGCCGTGAAAAGCCGGACGTCATCTGTTTCCAGGAAGTGGAACCGCATATGTCCGCATGGCTGAAAAAGAGCTTTCCGGATTATTACGCGGTCGGCTGCGGCCGCAGTGAAAAGCTGGACGGCGAGCAGATGACGGTCATGTTCCGGAAGGATAATTACCAGCTGCTGGAAATGCACACCTTCTGGCTGTCCGAAACCCCGTCGGTACCCGGAAGCCGCTACCCCGGCCAGAGCTCCTGCCCCCGCTGCTGCACAGACGCGGTGTTGATGGAGGAAGCAAGCGGACAGGTGTTCCGCGTGCTCAACACCCACCTGGATCACCGGGGAAAAGAAGCCCGCGAACAGGGCCTTGCCCTGATCCTGCGTCATGCGGAGGAACCCGGAACATTTTCGGGCGTTCCGTTGATTCTGGCCGGGGATTTTAATGCTGAACCGGACAGTGAGGAAATGGGAATCCTGAAACAGGATCCCGGCCTCACGGATGTCACCCGTTCCATTGGAATCACTTTTCACAATTACGGAAGAAACATTCCGGCCGATCCGCCCTGCCAGATCGATTACATCGTGCTGAAGGGTGCTTTATGCTGCAGCAGCGTCTGCAAATGGACAGATCAGGAGAATGGTGTTTACCTGTCCGACCATTACCCGGTCTGTGCGGAAATCAGCTTCTGCCGGGCATGA
- a CDS encoding CehA/McbA family metallohydrolase — MRWISPYYEDGTWLRGNFHTHTTVSDGGHTLEDTADHYFRFCRYKSSPWMQYRFLAITDHTTSGKKEMYRPIEGTDPDNGRCILIEGREDSYGHHILGIGCRMTFQEDIIQKDSEDYTLEDYQRVIDEIVKDGGIAILAHPHWRFSDYFSGEMAQKLENYTAIEIINGDLFTGPGHLATDVWDAALTAGKRVWCTGNDDFHSIRDMHNAWNMVQVKEETKEGILDALRHGSLYASNGAVFERLYTDGEWIVAECHHDSVFDLPEKTFRFIGQGGQLRQLQTGKGKTAAYKYQGDEQYIRVEMCLSWGMAAFSQPFFPEK; from the coding sequence ATGCGCTGGATTTCTCCCTATTATGAAGACGGCACCTGGCTGCGGGGAAACTTCCATACCCATACCACCGTATCGGACGGCGGCCATACACTGGAGGATACGGCAGATCATTACTTCCGTTTCTGCCGCTACAAATCATCTCCCTGGATGCAGTACCGCTTCCTGGCGATCACCGATCACACCACTTCCGGAAAAAAGGAGATGTACCGGCCCATCGAAGGCACCGATCCGGATAACGGCCGGTGCATCCTGATCGAAGGCCGTGAGGATTCCTACGGCCACCACATCCTGGGCATCGGCTGCCGCATGACCTTCCAGGAAGATATTATTCAGAAGGATTCGGAGGATTACACCCTGGAGGACTACCAGCGCGTGATCGATGAAATCGTGAAGGACGGCGGTATCGCAATCCTCGCGCATCCCCACTGGCGGTTCAGCGACTACTTCTCCGGTGAAATGGCCCAAAAGCTGGAAAACTACACCGCCATCGAAATCATCAACGGCGATCTGTTTACCGGTCCCGGCCACCTGGCCACCGACGTATGGGACGCTGCCCTGACCGCGGGAAAGCGTGTATGGTGTACCGGCAACGATGATTTCCACAGCATCAGGGATATGCACAATGCCTGGAACATGGTGCAGGTAAAGGAAGAAACGAAGGAAGGCATCCTGGACGCGCTGCGCCATGGCAGCCTCTATGCTTCCAACGGTGCCGTTTTTGAGCGCCTGTATACCGACGGCGAATGGATCGTGGCCGAATGCCACCATGATTCCGTTTTCGACCTGCCGGAAAAAACCTTCCGCTTCATCGGCCAGGGCGGCCAGCTGCGCCAGCTGCAGACCGGCAAGGGAAAAACAGCCGCCTATAAATACCAGGGCGACGAGCAGTATATCCGCGTGGAGATGTGCCTGAGCTGGGGTATGGCCGCGTTCTCCCAGCCGTTCTTCCCGGAAAAATAA
- a CDS encoding flavodoxin → MSKVAVIYWSGTGNTEAMANAVAEGAKAAGADVDLLTCADVNGVDGYDAVALGCPAMGAEELEDSEFQPMLEGIEPALPGKKVVLFGSYDWGVGEWLSNWEARCAEKGITLAAESVKANNTPDDEALSACKALGKAIV, encoded by the coding sequence ATGAGCAAAGTTGCGGTTATTTACTGGAGCGGTACCGGAAACACGGAGGCAATGGCAAACGCTGTCGCCGAAGGCGCAAAGGCCGCCGGTGCGGATGTGGATCTCCTGACCTGTGCGGATGTGAACGGCGTGGACGGCTATGATGCGGTTGCGCTCGGATGCCCCGCGATGGGCGCGGAAGAGCTGGAGGACAGCGAATTCCAGCCGATGCTGGAAGGAATTGAGCCGGCCCTTCCCGGAAAAAAGGTCGTCCTGTTCGGCAGCTATGACTGGGGTGTCGGCGAATGGCTGAGCAACTGGGAAGCCCGCTGCGCGGAAAAGGGAATCACCCTCGCGGCCGAAAGCGTAAAGGCCAACAACACCCCTGATGACGAAGCGCTGTCCGCCTGCAAAGCCCTGGGCAAGGCAATTGTATAA
- a CDS encoding glycoside hydrolase family 125 protein produces MDWLEEATQPVFDRLTALGRNKLAQMYRACFRSTWDTTLQRSDGTVFLVTGDIPAMWLRDSSAQVYHYVPHAGKYREVSEAILGLLERQFRYIILDPYANAFNREANDHRSHLDDTSWTEEARPWIWERKYEVDSLCYPVRLAYHFWKTTGSAAWCGESFLQAAKQILSTWATEQHHAEQSPYYFRRVCRRASDTLSHDGHGALAAWTGMTWSGFRPSDDACMYGYLIPANFFAAKSLEQMEEIFEALLPEENMTGRIRALREQIQEGLRKYAVTEHPEFGTVYAYETDGMGQFNLMDDANVPSLLSLPYLGCVDAGDPVYQATRRMLLSPANPYYYSGTCGRGIGSPHTPPDYIWPISLCIQGLTSTDPEEIRETARLLENMDAGTLLMHEGVYKDDPAQYTRPWFAWANSIFSEFVEKAVSDL; encoded by the coding sequence ATGGATTGGCTGGAGGAAGCGACACAGCCTGTTTTTGACAGGCTGACAGCGCTCGGAAGGAACAAACTGGCGCAGATGTACCGCGCCTGTTTTCGCAGCACCTGGGATACCACCCTGCAGCGGTCAGACGGCACGGTGTTCCTGGTGACGGGAGACATTCCCGCCATGTGGCTTCGGGATTCTTCCGCCCAGGTATACCATTATGTGCCGCATGCCGGGAAATACCGGGAGGTTTCCGAGGCAATCCTGGGACTGCTGGAGCGGCAGTTCCGCTATATCATCCTGGATCCGTATGCCAACGCGTTCAACCGGGAAGCGAACGACCACCGGAGCCACCTGGATGACACCAGCTGGACGGAGGAAGCGCGGCCCTGGATCTGGGAACGCAAATATGAAGTGGACTCCCTGTGCTATCCGGTCCGCCTGGCATATCATTTCTGGAAAACAACAGGATCCGCCGCCTGGTGCGGCGAGTCTTTCCTGCAGGCTGCGAAGCAGATCCTTTCCACCTGGGCAACGGAGCAGCACCATGCGGAACAATCCCCGTATTATTTCCGCCGGGTCTGCCGCCGGGCTTCTGATACGCTGTCCCATGACGGCCACGGGGCTCTGGCAGCCTGGACCGGCATGACCTGGAGCGGCTTCCGCCCCAGTGATGACGCCTGCATGTACGGCTACCTGATCCCGGCCAATTTCTTTGCTGCAAAATCGCTGGAGCAGATGGAAGAAATCTTTGAAGCGCTGCTGCCGGAAGAAAACATGACCGGGCGTATCCGCGCACTTCGGGAGCAGATCCAGGAAGGCCTGCGGAAATACGCAGTGACAGAGCATCCTGAATTCGGCACGGTATATGCCTATGAAACGGACGGCATGGGACAGTTCAACCTGATGGATGACGCCAATGTCCCCAGCCTGCTCAGCCTGCCGTACCTGGGATGCGTGGATGCCGGTGATCCGGTATACCAGGCGACCCGCCGCATGCTGCTCAGCCCGGCAAACCCATATTATTACTCAGGGACCTGCGGGCGGGGAATCGGAAGCCCCCATACCCCGCCGGATTACATCTGGCCCATTTCCCTGTGCATCCAGGGACTGACATCGACGGACCCGGAAGAAATACGGGAGACTGCCCGACTGCTCGAAAACATGGACGCAGGCACCCTGCTGATGCACGAGGGCGTTTACAAGGATGATCCCGCACAGTACACCCGCCCGTGGTTTGCATGGGCCAATTCCATCTTCAGCGAGTTCGTGGAAAAAGCGGTGAGCGACCTGTAA